A region from the Lolium perenne isolate Kyuss_39 chromosome 4, Kyuss_2.0, whole genome shotgun sequence genome encodes:
- the LOC127347014 gene encoding uncharacterized protein, which translates to MKCVCWNCRGLGNDPAIHGLLDLQKKVDPDVLFLSETKMCKEKLEGLKWKLGMPNMIVKDCVGRSGGLVLFWKNEVNLKLVGFVSKYHIDTEITETDGFVWRFTGIYGEPKSDGKDKTWKLMRNLKHQSNKPWLCCGDFNEVLHSWEKEGGAARPQGCMDKFKVSLEFCGMDDLGFVGDPFTWRNHSHSASSYIRERLDRAVATREWRERFPAFKVTNDDPRHSDHRPVVVDTHGSEERLSSSARIRVPKFEARWMEEEACMGIVKNAWELEVEVKKGGVVEGVRGVLGQLVDWSKNVLGDLDKRICKLKKELERWRREGIGPEQVRREAVLRFKLSRLEEQRDTYWKQRAHVDWMKGGDRNTKYFHSVATERRKINRISTRMEELLQHVQPRVTDEMNESLCKPFSNEEVMVALDGIGDLKAPGPDGMHSIFYKKFWDVVGGKVTEEVLHVLNGGPMPDNWNDTCVVLIPKINNPEDDSLVLIKATSESARTLQNVLQLYEMCSGQTINFDKSSVMFSENTSNARRNQVLGELHIRAEARTEKYLGLPIYVGRSKSKVFAYLKDRVWKKIQGWKEKMLSKAGKDILIKACAQAIPAFAMSCFDLTKTLCEEISTMICRYWWAQQENENKIHWLSWEKLTKPKSEGGLGFRDLYGFNMAMLSRQAWRLLDNPNSLCGRVLKARYFPTSSILEATAAPGISYTWRSILKGVSLLKEGLVWRIGDGTQVNLWSDPWLPRDGSRLPITPRRQSLLTKVHELINPATGQWDEELVRDTLWDADANIVLKIPVREDFEDFPAWHYDEKGVFTVKSAYHLYMTVNYPDNPGGSGNGDAQIQWNNIWKLAVVPKIKQFMWRLAHNSLPLKMSIKRRGIECDTLCVCCRRFDEDGVHLFLKCKEVRKVWKLIGMEDVCDRMCAYSTAASVVQQILCLKEADRILVCCTLWRWWTTRNKLNSEGLELSVEGTVKQANYWAAESRQYCKRIQIMGVGTSGVMNKPQWCPPSGDVLKLNSDGSFSAETGTGGWGFVIRDQHGVVRGSGAGFLAQAGSAAYAEAHACQEALSAAASWGMGHVHVESDAQNLIKALQETSFDRTEEGTVYRDMRAFLRLNFTSVSFSFCPRACNVLAHELAAVGVRRREIQSLWLNSLPADVFVLKTSMSAVSVK; encoded by the exons ATGAAGTGTGTGTGCTGGAATTGCCGGGGGTTGGGGAACGACCCGGCAATTCATGGTCTTCTGGATCTCCAGAAGAAGGTGGACCCTGACGTATTGTTCCTGTCGGAAACAAAGATGTGTAAGGAGAAGCTGGAGGGTTTGAAGTGGAAGCTTGGGATGCCAAACATGATTGTAAAAGACTGTGTGGGAAGGAGTGGCGGGCTGGTTTTGTTCTGGAAAAATGAAGTCAATCTGAAGCTTGTGGGTTTTGTCTCCAAATACCATATTGATACAGAGATAACGGAGACTGATGGTTTTGTGTGGCGCTTTACTGGAATATATGGTGAGCCGAAGTCTGATGGGAAGGATAAGACATGGAAATTGATGAGAAATCTGAAACATCAAAGTAATAAACCTTGGCTATGTTGTGGTGACTTCAATGAGGTGCTACACTCGTGGGAGAAGGAAGGAGGGGCGGCTCGGCCCCAGGGTTGTATGGATAAGTTTAAGGTCTCATTGGAGTTCTGCGGGATGGATGATCTTGGCTTTGTTGGCGATCCATTCACTTGGCGAAATCATAGCCATTCGGCTAGCAGTTATATTAGAGAAAGATTGGATCGGGCAGTGGCAACCCGAGAATGGAGGGAGAGGTTCCCGGCGTTTAAAGTCACAAACGATGATCCTCGACACTCTGACCACCGACCTGTGGTTGTTGATACGCATGGTTCAGAGGAAAGATTGAGTAGCTCGGCTCGGATCAGGGTGCCAAAATTTGAAGCTCGGTGGATGGAAGAGGAGGCATGTATGGGAATTGTTAAAAATGCTTGGGAGCTAGAGGTGGAGGTTAAAAAAGGAGGGGTGGTCGAAGGAGTGAGGGGTGTACTGGGGCAACTGGTGGATTGGAGCAAAAATGTCCTGGGAGATCTAGATAAACGGATATGCAAGCTGAAAAAggaattggaaaggtggaggagaGAAGGAATTGGACCTGAACAAGTGAGAAGGGAAGCTGTGCTTCGGTTTAAGTTGAGTCGGTTGGAGGAACAACGTGATACTTATTGGAAGCAGAGGGCCcatgttgactggatgaaggggGGTGACAGAAACACAAAGTATTTCCATTCAGTAGCCACAGAGAGGAGGAAAATAAATAGGATCA GTACCCggatggaggaattattgcagcaTGTACAACCTCGGGTAACAGATGAGATGAATGAGTCCTTGTGCAAGCCTTTCTCCaatgaggaggtgatggtggcactTGATGGCATTGGAGACCTCAAAGCACCGGGACCCGATGGGATGCACTCCATTTTTTACAAAAAGTTCTGGGATGTTGTTGGAGGAAAAGTGACCGAAGAGGTACTGCATGTGTTAAATGGGGGTCCCATGCCTGATAATTGGAATGATACATGTGTTGTTCTAATCCCCAAGATCAACAATCCAGAAG ATGATTCTTTGGTACTTATTAAAGCTACTAGCGAAAGTGCCAGGACGCTGCAGAATGTGCTACAACTATATGAGATGTGCTCGGGGCAAACCATTAATTTTGACAAATCGTCAGTCATGTTCAGTGAGAATACGAGTAATGCAAGAAGGAACCAGGTCCTTGGCGAGCTGCATATCAGAGCTGAAGCTAGGACAGAGAAGTACTTGGGACTACCAATCTATGTTGGAAGATCCAAATCGAAAGTGTTTGCATATCTTAAGGATAGGGTATGGAAGAAGATTCAGGGTTGGAAGGAGAAGATGTTGTCTAAAGCTGGGAAAGATATCCTGATAAAGGCATGTGCGCAAGCCATTCCAGCGTTTGCGATGTCCTGTTTTGATCTTACTAAGACACTATGTGAGGAGATTAGTACGATGATATGTCGCTACTGGTGGGCTCAGCAGGAGAATGAGAACAAAATTCATTGGTTGAGCTGGGAGAAATTGACAAAACCGAAGAGTGAAGGAGGACTTGGCTTCCGAGATCTTTATGGTTTTAACATGGCTATGTTATCGAGGCAAGCATGGAGACTATTGGATAATCCAAACTCGTTGTGTGGCAGGGTGCTTAAAGCAAGATACTTCCCTACTTCTTCTATCCTTGAGGCTACTGCAGCACCTGGTATTTCTTACACATGGCGTAGCATTCTTAAAGGTGTGTCGCTACTCAAGGAGGGTTTGGTATGGAGGATTGGTGATGGAACACAAGTAAACCTGTGGTCGGACCCTTGGCTTCCTCGGGATGGTTCGAGGCTTCCCATTACCCCAAGGAGACAGAGTTTACTCACCAAGGTTCATGAACTAATAAATCCAGCTACTGGCCAATGGGATGAGGAATTGGTACGTGACACATTGTGGGATGCAGATGCTAACATTGTTCTGAAAATCCCAGTTAGGGAAGATTTTGAAGATTTCCCGGCATGGCACTATGATGAAAAGGGGGTCTTTACAGTCAAGTCAGCATATCACCTATACATGACTGTCAATTACCCAGATAACCCAGGTGGATCAGGTAATGGTGATGCGCAAATTCAGTGGAATAATATTTGGAAGCTGGCAGTAGTTCCAAAGATCAAACAATTCATGTGGCGGTTGGCCCATAACAGTCTACCTCTGAAGATGAGCATCAAGAGGAGAGGGATAGAATGTGACACTTTGTGTGTCTGCTGCAGAAGATTTGATGAGGACGGAGTCCACCTTTTTCTCAAATGTAAGGAGGTAAGGAAGGTTTGGAAATTAATAGGGATGGAGGATGTCTGTGATCGAATGTGCGCATACAGTACTGCAGCTTCTGTGGTGCAACAAATACTCTGTCTCAAAGAGGCCGATAGGATTTTGGTCTGCTGTACTCTATGGCGCTGGTGGACTACAAGGAACAAACTAAATTCAGAGGGACTGGAACTGTCGGTGGAGGGTACTGTGAAACAGGCAAATTACTGGGCGGCCGAATCGCGACAGTACTGTAAGAGGATTCAGATAATGGGAGTCGGCACTAGCGGGGTGATGAACAAGCCACAATGGTGTCCACCGTCGGGAGATGTGCTTAAACTAAATTCTGATGGATCATTTTCAGCGGAAACAGGTACTGGAGGATGGGGCTTTGTTATTCGAGACCAACATGGCGTGGTCAGAGGATCTGGTGCTGGCTTTCTGGCGCAGGCGGGCAGCGCTGCTTATGCTGAAGCACACGCATGTCAAGAAGCCCTGTCAGCGGCAGCAAGTTGGGGCATGGGACATGTCCATGTTGAATCGGATGCCCAAAATCTAATCAAGGCCCTCCAGGAGACAAGTTTCGATCGCACCGAAGAAGGGACCGTATATCGGGACATGCGTGCTTTCTTACGTCTGAATTTCACGTCTGTTTCCTTTTCGTTTTGCCCAAGGGCATGTAATGTTTTGGCACATGAATTAGCAGCTGTTGGTGTGCGTAGGAGAGAGATCCAGTCGCTGTGGCTGAACTCTTTGCCTGCTGATGTATTTGTTCTGAAGACCAGCATGTCTGCTGTGTCTGTTAAGTAA